Part of the Oryzias melastigma strain HK-1 linkage group LG24, ASM292280v2, whole genome shotgun sequence genome, aGAACTTCGAGTCCGCCATCCATCACATTTGAACAATGGCCGAGGAAGGGTGAGCATGACTTTCTGTGAGCTAAAAGTGCATCCTCTGGGGTTTTGGTCGTTAGTTTTACAGGTTGTAAATGACTAAAACTGTTGACAGAACAGACTGAAATCCGCATAGGAGTTATGATAAATTATAACTGTCCTAAATGATGGAGAACAGGTCCTGAAAAAGTCAACTGAAGTTAGCGACGTAGCTAGCCTAGAATCCGGTTATGGATGGGACCATAGACTGTCAATGGATGCGACATCTATTTGTGTATTAAAGCAAATTTTCCCAATAAAAAGATTTGTAACAATCGTAAAAGTTAACCAATACAACATACACAGTGTTACAGTGGTTAGCACAGTGTAAACATTAGAAtttgaactttatcaaacattttagtttgtaGATTTGTATTTTAATCTTAGAAAATTGTGGCTTTTATGAATGTTGGCCATTATCTCATATCTGGAATTTCATTAATCCCTTAAATTATAGGGTACATATGATAAATGTGCAATCATTGCGATTTAGAAATGTCTGAAAGCTTTAGATAACCGTCTTGCATCCATGCAAAAATATGCTTCAATTCTGATCATTTGTTTATGAAAATTGTTTAGAATGTTAAAATTGATATTAGTGTGCTGCTGTTTTGATTAATAACgttttattcaatatttacatttctgcaaacaaaatgattttgtgTCATGTCTTCTGGGTTTTAACCATTGTAAAGAATccaaacatgattttaaaacaagttaTTAACTAGAAGATgggatttattattaataaattgcCTGATTTGATCCTTGCGGCTTTGTTTAAAGAGCTCTCCCGCATGAATGATGACTTTACATTCTTTTGTCGGATACCCCTTCACTCTTCAATGAGTGATATCCTCTTTCTGACATGCCAAGAGCTGAATAGGATCACAGCTCTTTAGTGTTACTTGCACTGTAAATGTAaacctttttctattttatcttcCTTGGACAGCATTGCTGCCGGAGGTGGGATGGATGTGAACACTGCTCTCCCGGAGGTGCTGAAGACCGCACTCATCCACGACGGCCTTGCCCGTGGAATCCGCGAGGCTGCCAAGGCCCTGGACAAGTACGCCCGAACGCCTTTTTCTTGTCCCTTTTTTTACTGAGAGATTTCTGTGATGATATCCTGGCTCCCTCTGCTGAACTTCATGTTGAAGTCCGCCATTGTTACCCAATTTCTGTCTGAGATGCGTCATGTCACTGCATCGGTTTTGCTTCAGTCTGTGCTTGAAAGTAACCGCCGTGGTTTTCGCAGGCGTCAGGCCCATCTCTGCGTCCTGGCCGCCAACTGCGACGAGCCGATGTACGTCAAGCTGGTGGAAGCCCTCTGCGCTGAGCATCAAATTAACTTGATAAAAGTAAGAAtgcagcttcaaatgttttgattcCTTCAACACTCTTTCTGTA contains:
- the rps12 gene encoding 40S ribosomal protein S12 → MAEEGIAAGGGMDVNTALPEVLKTALIHDGLARGIREAAKALDKRQAHLCVLAANCDEPMYVKLVEALCAEHQINLIKVDDNKKLGEWVGLCKIDREGKPRKVVGCSCVVVKDYGKESQAKDVIEEYFKAKK